In one Streptomyces marincola genomic region, the following are encoded:
- a CDS encoding NADPH-dependent FMN reductase has translation MGGVDNERLRLAVLIGSVREGRMGEKVARWVADRAAVHGKWDIDLVDLADHPLPLAVAGAGQPLEEDLQRVKDGLSPRLAGAEAIVVVTPEYNHSYPASLKNVIDWHPTEWAAKPVGLVSYGGMAGGLRAAEHLRQIFAELHAVTIREMLSFHNAWGAFDGGEPLPGSEAAAKKFFDQLTWWAEALRAARSATPYEI, from the coding sequence GTGGGTGGCGTGGACAACGAGCGGCTGAGGCTCGCCGTGCTGATCGGCAGCGTGCGCGAGGGGCGCATGGGGGAGAAGGTCGCCCGCTGGGTCGCCGACCGGGCGGCCGTGCACGGGAAGTGGGACATCGACCTGGTGGACCTGGCCGACCACCCGCTGCCCCTGGCGGTGGCGGGCGCCGGTCAGCCGCTGGAGGAGGACCTCCAACGCGTGAAGGACGGCCTCAGCCCGCGGCTGGCCGGCGCCGAGGCCATCGTCGTGGTCACGCCCGAGTACAACCACTCCTACCCGGCGTCGCTGAAGAACGTGATCGACTGGCACCCGACGGAGTGGGCGGCCAAGCCCGTGGGTCTTGTCTCCTACGGCGGTATGGCCGGGGGCCTGCGGGCCGCCGAGCACCTGCGGCAGATCTTCGCCGAACTGCACGCCGTGACGATCAGGGAGATGCTCTCCTTCCACAACGCCTGGGGGGCCTTCGACGGCGGCGAGCCGCTGCCCGGTTCCGAGGCGGCGGCGAAGAAGTTCTTCGACCAGCTCACCTGGTGGGCGGAGGCGCTGCGCGCCGCCAGGTCCGCCACCCCCTACGAGATCTGA
- a CDS encoding PQQ-dependent sugar dehydrogenase — translation MSRRRWASPALLALTLTLVAPLTAFASPPAPAPPAAASAVETPPAPAGPGGGGAEPAAADSTVPLEEITASATQVAFGLRRPTALVAPDDGTGRLFIVEKRGTVRVYHPDTGLEATPMIDITSSVDETGNERGLLGIALAPDFNDSQQLYLAYTALPDGAVTLARYSLADGTLQPLLAQEHAEYNNHNGGQLTFGPDGYLYWAIGDGGGSGDPFDTGQRLDTLLGKILRIDVSRSCGELDYCVPRDNPFVGVENAREEIFIWGVRNPWRFSFDPQDGSLWIGDVGQGRWEEIDHLPAGPQAGANLGWSCYEGFEVFDEAQCAPDAEYTDPVFTYSPQTGGCAVIGGRVYRGEEFAELVGGTYIATDYCSSTVWALREDGAGGYLQAEIGEMPTQVTAFGTTPEGEFYVVNDLPGGLHRVSFERTEPTCRIEHSTRAWGNGMTVDLTITNTGAEPVNGWSLTFPLPAGQRVVSDWNTDLTQAGDMVTARNASHNGAIAPGASVRLGYLVEHAGDTALPGRFSLNGATCAVAR, via the coding sequence ATGTCAAGAAGACGCTGGGCGTCGCCCGCCCTGCTCGCCCTGACCCTGACGCTGGTCGCCCCGCTCACGGCATTCGCGTCCCCGCCCGCGCCGGCCCCGCCCGCCGCCGCGTCCGCCGTCGAAACCCCGCCCGCCCCCGCCGGGCCGGGCGGGGGCGGCGCCGAACCCGCTGCGGCGGACAGCACGGTACCGCTTGAGGAGATCACCGCGAGCGCCACGCAGGTCGCGTTCGGACTCAGGCGTCCCACAGCCCTCGTCGCGCCGGACGACGGAACGGGCCGGCTGTTCATCGTGGAGAAGCGCGGAACGGTCCGCGTCTACCACCCGGACACCGGCCTCGAAGCCACCCCGATGATCGACATCACGTCCTCGGTCGACGAAACGGGCAACGAACGCGGCCTGCTGGGCATCGCGCTCGCCCCCGACTTCAACGACAGCCAGCAGCTCTACCTGGCGTACACGGCGCTGCCCGACGGGGCGGTGACCCTCGCCCGGTACAGCCTCGCGGACGGCACGCTCCAGCCGCTGCTCGCCCAGGAGCACGCCGAGTACAACAACCACAACGGCGGGCAGCTGACGTTCGGCCCCGACGGCTACCTGTACTGGGCGATCGGGGACGGCGGGGGCTCGGGCGACCCGTTCGACACCGGGCAGCGACTCGACACGCTGCTGGGCAAGATCCTGCGCATCGACGTCAGCCGGAGCTGCGGCGAGCTCGACTACTGCGTGCCGCGGGACAATCCGTTCGTGGGGGTGGAGAACGCCCGCGAGGAGATATTCATCTGGGGCGTGCGCAATCCGTGGCGCTTCTCCTTCGACCCGCAGGACGGCTCGTTGTGGATCGGCGACGTCGGCCAGGGCAGGTGGGAGGAGATCGACCACCTCCCGGCGGGGCCGCAGGCGGGGGCCAACCTCGGCTGGTCGTGCTACGAGGGCTTCGAGGTGTTCGACGAGGCGCAGTGCGCCCCGGACGCGGAGTACACGGACCCGGTGTTCACCTACTCGCCGCAGACCGGCGGGTGCGCCGTCATCGGCGGGCGGGTGTACCGCGGCGAGGAGTTCGCGGAGCTGGTGGGCGGCACGTACATCGCCACCGACTACTGCTCGTCCACGGTGTGGGCGCTGCGCGAGGACGGCGCGGGCGGCTACCTCCAGGCGGAGATCGGTGAAATGCCGACCCAGGTCACGGCGTTCGGCACGACGCCTGAGGGCGAGTTCTACGTCGTCAACGACCTGCCCGGCGGGCTTCACCGGGTGTCGTTCGAGCGGACCGAGCCGACCTGCCGGATCGAGCACAGCACGCGCGCCTGGGGCAACGGCATGACCGTCGACCTGACGATTACCAACACCGGGGCCGAGCCGGTGAACGGCTGGTCGCTCACCTTCCCGCTGCCCGCGGGGCAGAGGGTGGTGTCGGACTGGAACACCGACCTGACGCAGGCCGGTGACATGGTGACCGCCCGGAACGCGTCGCACAACGGCGCCATCGCGCCGGGAGCGAGCGTGCGTCTCGGCTACCTGGTCGAGCACGCCGGTGACACGGCGCTGCCGGGCCGGTTCAGCCTCAACGGGGCGACCTGCGCCGTCGCCCGCTGA